A stretch of Lathyrus oleraceus cultivar Zhongwan6 chromosome 6, CAAS_Psat_ZW6_1.0, whole genome shotgun sequence DNA encodes these proteins:
- the LOC127096655 gene encoding CSC1-like protein At3g54510 isoform X1, with protein MNPHSLLASASINIGLALITLSLFSILKKQPSLASIYYAHRLSHYHHIPFDSSFHRFLPSISWISQAFHLTEDHILQSHGLDALVIIRLFKFGIKFFAVCSLVGLVILLPINYDGVKEVRDKSYSTMDSFTISNVPRGSRRLWVHFACLCFISFYGMYLLYKEYKEISIRRMQQLQSLNRRPDRFTVVVREIPLCLQHKAYDCCVDHFFAKHYPNTYYSYQMVYNTEDLDELMDQTKSLERKIEDLKETSMARKHKNKIFVVDFSQLQTSKLGLLEEKLHALCHKIHQLQCKDMLKKKELPVAFVTFKSRSAALVASQLQQHSHPLLWVTELAPEPRDVSWRSLRVSYRVVPLYRLGVVIAALLLTVFFAIPVTAVQGIAKYEKLKKWFPPAMAVQFIPGLSSIVTGYLPSVVLKGFIYVVPFAMFAMAKVAGCVAKSKEEIKACNMVFYFLVGNVFVVSVLSGSLLDIIGKFISHPKIIPSELATAVSAQADFLVTYILTDGLSGFSLEVLQPGLLIWDILKSCTLGSQREKSPYLYSLPYFRIIPFVSLSILIGLVYAVVAPLLLPFLIVYFSLGYVVYINQIQDVYETTYETCGQYWPHIHGYILLAIILMQITMIGLFGLKLKPAASISTIPLLLFTLMFNEYCKMRFLPYFHHHSLKDAAENDELDEKCDQLDSVFYENTINAYCPPSLRPVCFAASESSSTPLVSS; from the exons ATGAACCCTCATAGTCTTTTAGCTTCAGCATCCATAAACATAGGATTAGCTTTGATAACACTATCACTCTTCTCCATCCTCAAGAAGCAACCTTCTCTTGCTTCCATCTACTATGCTCACCGTCTCTCACACTATCACCACATCCCTTTTGACTCTTCCTTCCACCGTTTCCTTCCTTCCATATCTTGGATTTCTCAAGCTTTCCATCTCACTGAAGATCATATCCTTCAATCTCATGGACTTGACGCTCTTGTCATCATCAGGCTCTTTAAATTTGG CATTAAGTTTTTTGCAGTGTGTTCTCTTGTTGGATTGGTGATACTTCTCCCTATTAATTATGATGGTGTCAAGGAAGTTAGAGATAAGAGTTACTCTACTATGGATTCTTTTACTATATCCAATGTACCAAGAGGTTCTAGAAG GCTTTGGGTGCATTTTGCATGCTTGTGTTTTATATCTTTCTATGGAATGTACCTACTTTATAAG GAATACAAAGAAATTTCGATTCGAAGGATGCAGCAGCTTCAGAGTTTAAACCGTAGACCTGACCGATTTACTGTCGTAGTTCGTGAAATTCCATTATGCCTTCAACACAAGGCTTATGATTGCTGTGTTGATCATTTTTTCGCTAAACACTATCCAAACACTTACTATTCCTATCAAATGGTGTACAACACTGAAGATCTTGATGAGTTAATG GACCAGACAAAGTCTCTAGAAAGAAAAATAGAGGACTTGAAAGAGACTTCCATGGCAAGGAAACATAAGAATAAGATATTCGTCGTGGATTTTTCACAACTACAGACTTCAAAACTAGGTTTGCTTGAGGAAAAGCTTCATGCACTTTGTCACAAGATTCACCAGTTACAGTGCAAAGACATGCTCAAGAAAAAG GAGTTGCCTGTCGCTTTTGTTACATTCAAGTCGCGTTCTGCTGCACTAGTTGCATCTCAGTTGCAACAGCATTCACATCCACTTCTATGGGTGACTGAACTTGCACCGGAACCAAGGGATGTTTCATGGAGGAGTTTGAGAGTATCATACAGAGTTGTACCACTTTATAGACTCGGTGTTGTCATTGCAGCGTTGCTACTAACAGTTTTCTTTGCGATACCTGTTACAGCAGTTCAAGGAATAGCCAAATATGAAAAATTGAAGAAATGGTTTCCCCCAGCAATGGCTGTGCAGTTTAT ACCAGGACTAAGCTCTATAGTGACAGGATATCTTCCAAGTGTTGTACTAAAAGGATTTATATACGTGGTGCCATTTGCAATGTTTGCTATGGCTAAAGTAGCCGGATGTGTTGCCAAAAGTAAGGAAGAGATCAAAGCCTGCAACATGGTTTTCTACTTCCTGGTCGGAAATGTGTTCGTTGTGAGCGTGTTATCCGGATCTCTTCTTGATATAATCGGAAAATTTATCAGCCATCCTAAAATTATTCCAAGTGAGCTCGCCACAGCAGTCTCTGCCCAA GCCGATTTCTTAGTGACATACATATTGACAGATGGACTATCAGGGTTTTCTTTGGAAGTTCTCCAACCTGGCTTATTGATTTGGGATATTTTGAAGTCTTGTACTCTTGGCTCTCAAAGAGAGAAGAGTCCTTATCTTTATTCATTACCTTACTTTAGAATTATCCCTTTTGTTTCACTGTCAATACTAATTGGCTTAGTGTATGCAGTAGTGGCGCCATTGTTGCTCCCATTTCTTATTGTGTACTTCTCTCTAGGCTATGTTGTCTATATCAACCAG ATTCAAGATGTGTATGAAACTACTTACGAAACATGCGGACAATATTGGCCGCACATTCATGGCTACATTCTCCTTGCAATCATTCTCATGCAGATTACTATGATTGGTTTATTTGGACTCAAGTTAAAACCAGCTGCTTCCATATCAACCATACCATTACTTTTGTTCACACTGATGTTTAATGAGTACTGCAAGATGCGCTTTCTCCCTTACTTTCACCATCATTCtctcaag GATGCAGCTGAAAATGATGAACTTGATGAAAAGTGTGATCAATTGGACTCGGTGTTCTATGAGAATACAATCAATGCCTATTGTCCACCGAGTTTACGACCGGTGTGTTTTGCAGCATCAGAGTCGAGCTCAACACCATTAGTTTCTTCATGA
- the LOC127096655 gene encoding CSC1-like protein At3g54510 isoform X2, translating to MNPHSLLASASINIGLALITLSLFSILKKQPSLASIYYAHRLSHYHHIPFDSSFHRFLPSISWISQAFHLTEDHILQSHGLDALVIIRLFKFGIKFFAVCSLVGLVILLPINYDGVKEVRDKSYSTMDSFTISNVPRGSRRLWVHFACLCFISFYGMYLLYKEYKEISIRRMQQLQSLNRRPDRFTVVVREIPLCLQHKAYDCCVDHFFAKHYPNTYYSYQMVYNTEDLDELMDQTKSLERKIEDLKETSMARKHKNKIFVVDFSQLQTSKLGLLEEKLHALCHKIHQLQCKDMLKKKELPVAFVTFKSRSAALVASQLQQHSHPLLWVTELAPEPRDVSWRSLRVSYRVVPLYRLGVVIAALLLTVFFAIPVTAVQGIAKYEKLKKWFPPAMAVQFIPGLSSIVTGYLPSVVLKGFIYVVPFAMFAMAKVAGCVAKSKEEIKACNMVFYFLVGNVFVVSVLSGSLLDIIGKFISHPKIIPSELATAVSAQADFLVTYILTDGLSGFSLEVLQPGLLIWDILKSCTLGSQREKSPYLYSLPYFRIIPFVSLSILIGLVYAVVAPLLLPFLIVYFSLGYVVYINQIQDVYETTYETCGQYWPHIHGYILLAIILMQITMIGLFGLKLKPAASISTIPLLLFTLMFNEYCKMRFLPYFHHHSLKLKMMNLMKSVINWTRCSMRIQSMPIVHRVYDRCVLQHQSRAQHH from the exons ATGAACCCTCATAGTCTTTTAGCTTCAGCATCCATAAACATAGGATTAGCTTTGATAACACTATCACTCTTCTCCATCCTCAAGAAGCAACCTTCTCTTGCTTCCATCTACTATGCTCACCGTCTCTCACACTATCACCACATCCCTTTTGACTCTTCCTTCCACCGTTTCCTTCCTTCCATATCTTGGATTTCTCAAGCTTTCCATCTCACTGAAGATCATATCCTTCAATCTCATGGACTTGACGCTCTTGTCATCATCAGGCTCTTTAAATTTGG CATTAAGTTTTTTGCAGTGTGTTCTCTTGTTGGATTGGTGATACTTCTCCCTATTAATTATGATGGTGTCAAGGAAGTTAGAGATAAGAGTTACTCTACTATGGATTCTTTTACTATATCCAATGTACCAAGAGGTTCTAGAAG GCTTTGGGTGCATTTTGCATGCTTGTGTTTTATATCTTTCTATGGAATGTACCTACTTTATAAG GAATACAAAGAAATTTCGATTCGAAGGATGCAGCAGCTTCAGAGTTTAAACCGTAGACCTGACCGATTTACTGTCGTAGTTCGTGAAATTCCATTATGCCTTCAACACAAGGCTTATGATTGCTGTGTTGATCATTTTTTCGCTAAACACTATCCAAACACTTACTATTCCTATCAAATGGTGTACAACACTGAAGATCTTGATGAGTTAATG GACCAGACAAAGTCTCTAGAAAGAAAAATAGAGGACTTGAAAGAGACTTCCATGGCAAGGAAACATAAGAATAAGATATTCGTCGTGGATTTTTCACAACTACAGACTTCAAAACTAGGTTTGCTTGAGGAAAAGCTTCATGCACTTTGTCACAAGATTCACCAGTTACAGTGCAAAGACATGCTCAAGAAAAAG GAGTTGCCTGTCGCTTTTGTTACATTCAAGTCGCGTTCTGCTGCACTAGTTGCATCTCAGTTGCAACAGCATTCACATCCACTTCTATGGGTGACTGAACTTGCACCGGAACCAAGGGATGTTTCATGGAGGAGTTTGAGAGTATCATACAGAGTTGTACCACTTTATAGACTCGGTGTTGTCATTGCAGCGTTGCTACTAACAGTTTTCTTTGCGATACCTGTTACAGCAGTTCAAGGAATAGCCAAATATGAAAAATTGAAGAAATGGTTTCCCCCAGCAATGGCTGTGCAGTTTAT ACCAGGACTAAGCTCTATAGTGACAGGATATCTTCCAAGTGTTGTACTAAAAGGATTTATATACGTGGTGCCATTTGCAATGTTTGCTATGGCTAAAGTAGCCGGATGTGTTGCCAAAAGTAAGGAAGAGATCAAAGCCTGCAACATGGTTTTCTACTTCCTGGTCGGAAATGTGTTCGTTGTGAGCGTGTTATCCGGATCTCTTCTTGATATAATCGGAAAATTTATCAGCCATCCTAAAATTATTCCAAGTGAGCTCGCCACAGCAGTCTCTGCCCAA GCCGATTTCTTAGTGACATACATATTGACAGATGGACTATCAGGGTTTTCTTTGGAAGTTCTCCAACCTGGCTTATTGATTTGGGATATTTTGAAGTCTTGTACTCTTGGCTCTCAAAGAGAGAAGAGTCCTTATCTTTATTCATTACCTTACTTTAGAATTATCCCTTTTGTTTCACTGTCAATACTAATTGGCTTAGTGTATGCAGTAGTGGCGCCATTGTTGCTCCCATTTCTTATTGTGTACTTCTCTCTAGGCTATGTTGTCTATATCAACCAG ATTCAAGATGTGTATGAAACTACTTACGAAACATGCGGACAATATTGGCCGCACATTCATGGCTACATTCTCCTTGCAATCATTCTCATGCAGATTACTATGATTGGTTTATTTGGACTCAAGTTAAAACCAGCTGCTTCCATATCAACCATACCATTACTTTTGTTCACACTGATGTTTAATGAGTACTGCAAGATGCGCTTTCTCCCTTACTTTCACCATCATTCtctcaag CTGAAAATGATGAACTTGATGAAAAGTGTGATCAATTGGACTCGGTGTTCTATGAGAATACAATCAATGCCTATTGTCCACCGAGTTTACGACCGGTGTGTTTTGCAGCATCAGAGTCGAGCTCAACACCATTAG
- the LOC127097088 gene encoding pentatricopeptide repeat-containing protein At5g56310, translating to MNSPLLRTLSNTKPFYQKSLTQTSSFSSSTQQLQQLLSHCTNLTHLQQTHSFMLTRALDQNDINLSRFIHKSASLGFPNYSYSIFTFNHNRPFNVFVYNNIISALSSTNPTRSVSFFNFVRKLGLSLDSYSLPYVLKAVVSLKDVVLGRQVHCVGVVTGLDSCLSVVCSVIQMYSSCGNDVSSARKVFDEFVLLFGENGSVWNAMVAAYAKVGDVCNARKLFDSMPHRDKDVFSWTALISGYTQTNNPSEAIKLFRRMQLENVKPDEIAILAVLSACADLGALHLGEWIHNYIEKHKLSMIVPLYNSLIDMYAKSGNISKALQLFENMKHKTVITWTTMISGLALHGLGEEALHVFACMEKEGRVKPNEVTFIAILSACSHVGLVELGRDYFTSMRSRYGIEPKVEHYGCMIDLLGRAGRLQEAKKLVSQMPFEANAAIWGSLLAASTRCGDADLAAEALRHLVVLEPHHCGNYSLLSNAYASLGRWSESWMVRKDMRNAGVEKVPGVSFIELNNIVYEFIAGDKLSMYFVDIFDVLHSLDGQLRLEDP from the coding sequence ATGAATTCACCACTACTTCGAACTCTCTCCAACACAAAACCATTTTACCAAAAATCACTCACACAAACATCCTCATTTTCCTCCTCTACGCAACAACTCCAACAACTTCTCTCACATTGCACCAACCTAACCCATCTTCAACAAACCCATTCCTTCATGCTAACCAGAGCCCTCGACCAAAACGACATCAACCTCTCCCGTTTCATTCACAAATCCGCTTCACTCGGTTTCCCAAACTACTCTTACTCCATTTTCACCTTCAATCACAACCGTCCATTCAACGTCTTTGTATACAACAACATAATCTCCGCACTTTCTTCAACCAACCCTACACGTTCCGTTTCGTTCTTCAACTTCGTTCGTAAACTAGGCTTGTCGCTTGATTCTTACTCTTTGCCTTATGTTTTGAAAGCCGTTGTTTCTTTGAAAGACGTTGTTTTGGGGAGACAGGTTCATTGTGTCGGTGTTGTTACTGGTTTGGACTCGTGTTTATCGGTTGTTTGTTCGGTCATTCAAATGTATTCTTCTTGTGGGAATGATGTTTCTTCTGCACGGAAGGTGTTTGATGAGTTTGTGTTGTTGTTTGGAGAAAATGGTTCTGTTTGGAATGCTATGGTTGCTGCTTATGCTAAAGTGGGTGATGTGTGTAATGCACGGAAGCTGTTTGATTCTATGCCTCATAGGGATAAAGATGTTTTTTCTTGGACGGCTCTTATTTCAGGGTACACGCAGACGAATAATCCTAGTGAGGCTATCAAGCTCTTCAGAAGAATGCAGCTTGAGAATGTGAAGCCGGATGAAATTGCAATTTTGGCTGTGCTATCTGCATGTGCTGATTTGGGTGCTCTTCACTTGGGGGAGTGGATTCACAACTACATTGAAAAGCACAAATTGAGCATGATTGTTCCTCTTTACAACTCACTCATAGACATGTATGCCAAATCAGGCAACATAAGTAAAGCACTACAATTGTTTGAGAATATGAAACATAAAACTGTTATAACATGGACAACAATGATTTCCGGGCTTGCTTTACATGGTCTAGGAGAGGAAGCCCTTCATGTATTTGCTTGCATGGAGAAAGAGGGCCGAGTCAAGCCAAACGAAGTCACCTTTATTGCCATCCTTTCTGCTTGTAGCCATGTTGGATTGGTTGAACTAGGTCGTGACTATTTCACGTCGATGAGGTCTAGATATGGAATTGAACCTAAGGTTGAGCATTATGGCTGCATGATTGATTTGCTTGGGCGAGCTGGCCGTCTTCAAGAAGCGAAAAAGTTGGTTTCGCAGATGCCGTTTGAAGCTAATGCAGCTATATGGGGATCACTTCTTGCTGCCTCAACTAGATGTGGTGATGCAGATCTAGCAGCTGAAGCTTTGCGTCATCTCGTGGTGTTGGAGCCACACCATTGCGGAAATTATTCACTTTTGTCCAATGCCTATGCTTCACTTGGTAGATGGAGTGAATCTTGGATGGTAAGGAAGGATATGCGCAATGCAGGTGTAGAAAAGGTGCCAGGTGTCAGTTTTATTGAGTTGAACAACATAGTATATGAATTCATTGCTGGAGACAAATTAAGCATGTACTTTGTTGACATATTTGATGTCTTGCATAGCTTAGACGGGCAACTAAGGCTAGAGGATCCCTAG
- the LOC127095089 gene encoding uncharacterized protein LOC127095089 — protein sequence MHFNSYIDHRKMIPFDEIVLYSGWLACELCLTAHHLPECVMRKFDYTQTIPRHPNVSSPPALTCRQMGDIFDDYESHLVLEEAQSTIAPSDWRYVNGYIRWFLRVSRLYMMHATPGDTLRPAHREILEEEQVLYAIMMEARAILTYRRQRQRMGGLVAEELEEAEET from the exons ATGCACTTCAACAGTTATATCGATCACCGCAAGATGATACCATTTGACGAGATAGTGTTATACTCTGGATGGTTGGCATGTGAATTATGTCTCACTGCTCATCATCTTCCCGAGTGTGTCATGCGGAAGTTCGACTACACTCAGACCATTCCCAGACACCCTAATGTATCTTCTCCTCCTGCTTTGACATGTAGACAGATGGGTGACATATTTGATGATTATGAGAGTCATTTGGTACTAGAGGAGGCACAAAGTACCATAGCCCCGAGCGACTGGAGGTACGTGAACGGGTACATCAGGTGGTTCTTAAGGGTGTCACGTCTGTATATGATGCATGCTACTCCAGGAGATACACTGAGGCCAGCCCATCGAGAGATACTAGAGGAGGAGCAA GTACTATATGCCATCATGATGGAGGCACGAGCAATATTGACATATCGGAGACAGCGCCAGAGGATGGGGGGATTGGTGGCGGAGGAGCTCGAGGAGGCAGAGGAGACGTAG
- the LOC127095090 gene encoding zinc finger BED domain-containing protein RICESLEEPER 2 has translation MARDCFQLHLDEKQKLKAFFKSDFNKVALTTDCCTSIQNQNYLTLTSHFVDNKWNYEKRIISFTVIPNHKGDTVGRKIEEVLRDWGIRNVSTITVDNATSNDVAVTYLLRKISTMNGMTGDGKCFHMRCADHILNLVVNEGLKDKNLSITSVRGAVRFVKSSPHRAVKFKECIEFAGITCKKLVCLDVSTRWNVTYLMLEAIEKFQAAFDKLEHEESSYREFFGKGSPLSSDDWDIIRAFISFLKLFYEATNVFSTSQSVSLHSAFHQVCAIYCELKQTTMNLNGVFASVGGDMMEKCNRY, from the exons ATGGCTAGAGACTGTTTTCAGCTACACTTGGATGAAAAACAAAAACTAAAAGCCTTCTTTAAGTCTGACTTCAATAAAGTAGCACTTACTACTGATTGTTGTACTTCTATTCAAAATCAAAACTACTTAACCCTTACATCACACTTTGTGGATAACAAATGGAACTATGAAAAGAGAATTATAAGCTTCACAGTTATTCCAAACCACAAGGGTGACACGGTAGGTAGGAAGATTGAAGAGGTGTTAAGGGATTGGGGAATTAGGAATGTGTCTACCATAACTGTTGATAATGCAACTTCAAATGATGTAGCTGTAACATATTTGCTTAGAAAAATATCAACTATGAATGGGATGACGGGGGATGGAAAATGTTTTCATATGAg gTGTGCTGATCACATATTGAACTTGGTGGTAAATGAgggtttgaaagataagaattTGTCTATTACTAGTGTTAGGGGTGCTGTTAGATTTGTCAAGTCCTCCCCTCATAGGGCCGTCAAGTTTAAAGAATGCATTGAATTTGCTGGAATAACTTGTAAAAAACTAGTATGTCTCGATGTTTCAACTCGTTGGAACGTGACATATTTGATGCTTGAGGCTATAGAGAAGTTTCAAGCTGCTTTTGATAAGCTTGAGCATGAAGAGTCGAGCTATAGGGAGTTCTTTGGAAAAGGTAGTCCTCTTAGTAGTGATGATTGGGACATTATTAGAGCCTTTATCTCTTTTTTAAAGTTATTCTATGAAGCAACTAATGTTTTTTCCACCTCTCAAAGTGTGAGTTTGCATAGTGCTTTTCACCAAGTGTGTGCGATCTATTGTGAGCTGAAGCAAACTACTATGAACTTGAATGGTGTTTTTGCAAGTGTGGGTGGGGACATGATGGAAAAGTGTAATAGATATTGA